A single window of Pyxidicoccus xibeiensis DNA harbors:
- a CDS encoding TonB-dependent receptor, which produces MHLNRVLRETGVVLAAGLLYGSAAFAQSSTMIGTVIDAQSRQPVPDVVVTATSPNLQGEQTVVTDGQGNYRIPQLPPGVYTLRFEKEQFKPYARSDVQLRLNRTIRVNVELLPESLGEVVEIVGAPPTIDVGSTTTGVNVDQEFIKRIAVARPGGKGGAARSFESLAELAPGAQNDQYGVSINGATSPENGYVVDGLSTNDPAYGVNASPLSIEFVQDVNIITGGYMPEFGRSTGGVINAVTRSGSNEFHGSVFANWTPGTLEGERKLVREEGTVITGRNALQNLGDFGATLGGPILKDKLWFFAGFAPSFTRYQHTRALNALQLDANGDPIRDDAGFTQANLIPGSERQYYADSRALQYMGKLTYLINQDHNVSFALNGTPSSTGGLGKLTLDPRTGLLPGALTSRPGDFGLTENTANTTSLGLKYAGAFMDKKVLVDANLGWFHQTASTLPGDGSKLGSTTGLAGYSRMSYLNERNLTVFEALPAGQEGVCDPYFRENDPATDEDDEVIQRCPVTGYAVGGPAFMSDAKLDRYQINAKATYLLNALGTHVLKAGVDTEFLVYDQTKAYGGGVFYQEGVDYLGNPGAVTDFRRYGYQTGPDTPITQLTQQAKSTSTTVGGFVQDSWSIANRVTLNLGVRYDVQAMYGGDGELALILGNQWSPRLGAIVDPFANGRAKFFVNFARYYEQVPLNLLDRAFPGERRYSARRVLAEPGDPEGTGGCDPSSRASQEGACRETRNVIENPESSRSPNRFYTGGKVENEPVDPDIEPQSSDEVVVGAEYEVLANTRVGASYTHRDMGAVIEDMSRDGGNSYFLGNPGSGFAKEFPTPERNYDAVTVYLNRTFADGWLAQGSYTWSRLYGNYPGLFRPETAQLDPNILSDFDLIELLENRTGLLPFDRTHAIKVFGAKEFNLTSALSASVGVSYRGNSGTPINYYGAHDAYGTDESFVLPRGAGGRTPWINTIDSNIGVNYRVSKDSVVSFTLDVFNLFNFQGTDQVDQTYTVLNVRPIPNGSPSLLDNPVGNVDWQEGSERRIDTDGDEEPDTDVPFGTVEGDVNRNFKNPSRYQAPRQVRFGIRYTF; this is translated from the coding sequence ATGCACTTGAACCGAGTGCTCCGGGAAACCGGAGTTGTCCTGGCCGCAGGTCTGCTTTATGGATCGGCGGCTTTCGCGCAGTCGAGCACGATGATCGGTACGGTCATCGACGCTCAGAGCCGGCAGCCTGTTCCTGATGTCGTCGTCACCGCGACCTCGCCCAACCTTCAGGGTGAGCAGACCGTGGTTACGGACGGACAGGGCAACTACCGTATTCCCCAGCTTCCGCCGGGTGTGTACACCCTGCGGTTCGAGAAGGAGCAGTTCAAGCCGTACGCCCGTTCGGACGTGCAGCTGCGTCTGAACCGCACCATCCGCGTCAACGTGGAGCTCCTGCCGGAGTCCCTCGGTGAGGTGGTGGAGATCGTCGGCGCCCCGCCGACCATCGACGTCGGCTCCACGACCACGGGCGTCAACGTGGATCAGGAGTTCATCAAGCGCATCGCCGTCGCGCGTCCGGGCGGAAAGGGCGGCGCTGCCCGCTCCTTCGAGTCCCTGGCCGAGCTGGCGCCTGGCGCCCAGAACGACCAGTACGGCGTGTCCATCAACGGCGCGACGTCTCCTGAGAACGGCTACGTGGTGGACGGCCTGTCCACGAACGACCCGGCGTATGGCGTCAACGCCAGCCCGCTGAGCATCGAGTTCGTGCAGGACGTGAACATCATCACCGGCGGCTACATGCCGGAGTTCGGTCGCTCCACGGGCGGCGTGATCAACGCGGTGACCCGGTCGGGCTCCAACGAGTTCCACGGCTCCGTGTTCGCCAACTGGACGCCGGGTACGCTGGAGGGTGAGCGCAAGCTGGTCCGCGAGGAGGGTACGGTCATCACCGGCCGTAACGCCCTGCAGAACCTCGGCGACTTCGGCGCCACGCTCGGCGGTCCCATCCTCAAGGACAAGCTGTGGTTCTTCGCCGGCTTCGCGCCGTCGTTCACCCGCTACCAGCACACCCGCGCGCTCAACGCGCTCCAACTGGATGCGAACGGCGACCCGATCCGTGACGACGCCGGCTTCACGCAGGCGAACCTGATCCCCGGTTCCGAGCGTCAGTACTACGCGGACTCCCGCGCCCTGCAGTACATGGGCAAGCTGACGTACCTCATCAACCAGGACCACAACGTGTCGTTCGCGCTGAACGGCACCCCGTCCAGCACGGGCGGCCTGGGCAAGCTGACCCTGGATCCCCGTACGGGCCTGCTGCCGGGCGCGCTGACCTCGCGTCCTGGTGACTTCGGCCTGACGGAGAACACCGCCAACACCACGTCGCTCGGCCTGAAGTACGCCGGCGCGTTCATGGACAAGAAGGTCCTGGTCGACGCGAACCTCGGCTGGTTCCACCAGACGGCGTCCACCCTGCCGGGCGACGGTAGCAAGCTGGGCTCCACGACGGGCCTGGCCGGCTACTCGCGCATGTCCTACTTGAACGAGCGCAACCTCACGGTGTTCGAGGCCCTGCCCGCCGGGCAGGAGGGCGTGTGCGACCCGTACTTCCGGGAGAACGACCCGGCCACGGACGAGGACGATGAGGTCATCCAGCGCTGCCCGGTCACCGGGTACGCGGTGGGCGGCCCGGCCTTCATGAGCGACGCGAAGCTGGACCGTTACCAGATCAACGCGAAGGCCACCTACCTGCTGAACGCGCTCGGCACCCACGTGCTGAAGGCTGGCGTGGACACCGAGTTCCTGGTGTACGACCAGACGAAGGCCTACGGCGGCGGCGTCTTCTACCAGGAGGGCGTGGACTACCTCGGCAACCCCGGTGCCGTGACGGACTTCCGTCGCTACGGGTACCAGACGGGGCCGGACACGCCGATCACCCAGCTGACCCAGCAGGCGAAGTCCACCAGCACCACGGTGGGCGGCTTCGTGCAGGACTCCTGGTCCATCGCGAACCGCGTCACGCTGAACCTCGGCGTGCGCTACGACGTGCAGGCGATGTACGGCGGTGACGGCGAGCTGGCCCTCATCCTCGGCAACCAGTGGTCGCCCCGCCTGGGCGCCATCGTGGACCCGTTCGCCAACGGCCGCGCCAAGTTCTTCGTGAACTTCGCCCGGTACTACGAGCAGGTGCCGCTCAACCTCCTGGACCGCGCCTTCCCGGGTGAGCGCCGCTACAGCGCCCGCCGCGTGCTGGCCGAGCCGGGTGACCCCGAGGGGACGGGCGGTTGCGACCCGTCGAGCCGCGCGAGCCAGGAAGGCGCGTGCCGCGAGACCCGCAACGTCATCGAGAACCCGGAGAGCAGCCGCAGCCCGAACCGCTTCTACACCGGTGGCAAGGTGGAGAACGAGCCGGTGGACCCGGACATCGAGCCCCAGTCGTCCGACGAAGTGGTCGTCGGCGCTGAGTACGAGGTGCTGGCCAACACCCGCGTGGGTGCGAGCTACACCCACCGTGACATGGGTGCGGTCATCGAGGACATGAGCCGCGACGGTGGTAACTCGTACTTCCTCGGCAACCCGGGCAGCGGCTTCGCCAAGGAGTTCCCGACGCCGGAGCGTAACTACGACGCCGTCACCGTCTACCTGAACCGCACGTTCGCGGACGGGTGGCTGGCCCAGGGTAGCTACACCTGGTCGCGCCTGTACGGTAACTACCCCGGTCTGTTCCGCCCGGAGACGGCGCAGCTCGACCCGAACATCCTCTCGGACTTCGACCTCATCGAGCTGCTCGAGAACCGCACGGGTCTGCTGCCCTTCGACCGCACGCACGCCATCAAGGTGTTCGGCGCGAAGGAGTTCAACCTGACGAGCGCGCTGTCGGCGAGCGTCGGCGTGAGCTACCGCGGCAACTCCGGTACGCCCATCAACTACTACGGCGCGCATGACGCCTACGGCACGGACGAGTCCTTCGTCCTTCCCCGTGGCGCCGGTGGCCGGACCCCGTGGATCAACACCATCGACTCCAACATCGGTGTGAACTACCGGGTCAGCAAGGACAGCGTCGTCTCCTTCACCCTGGACGTCTTCAACCTGTTCAACTTCCAGGGCACGGACCAGGTGGACCAGACCTACACGGTCCTCAACGTGCGTCCCATCCCGAACGGTTCGCCGAGCCTGCTCGACAACCCGGTGGGCAACGTCGACTGGCAGGAGGGTTCTGAGCGCCGCATCGACACCGACGGCGACGAGGAGCCCGACACGGACGTGCCGTTCGGCACGGTCGAGGGCGACGTGAACCGGAACTTCAAGAACCCGAGCCGCTACCAGGCGCCGCGTCAGGTGCGCTTCGGTATCCGCTACACGTTCTAA
- a CDS encoding energy transducer TonB, with the protein MFDSVLDRGQGPKSRFGVGATISVILHVGLFALALWLSTRPAPEEEKEIEVTLKATMAPPPPPPPPPPPASSSKPKTQQKKPKKPDQIVQPKEVPKEVPKEAEPTEEPTEEATEEEVEGGVEGGVAGGVVGGVVGGVIGGVVGGQLGGTGTDVLPFGAGMTRPEKVSGPQPEYTREALEARVAGTMIVKCVVTVEGRVERCRIIKPLPHMEKAVLDALTSSRYKPVTFQGRPVQVDYTFTLNFKLPR; encoded by the coding sequence ATGTTCGATTCAGTCCTTGACCGTGGCCAGGGGCCCAAGTCGCGGTTCGGCGTCGGGGCTACCATCTCGGTCATCCTCCACGTGGGCCTGTTCGCCCTGGCGCTCTGGCTGTCCACGCGACCGGCCCCCGAGGAAGAGAAGGAGATCGAGGTCACGCTGAAGGCCACCATGGCCCCGCCGCCTCCGCCTCCCCCCCCGCCTCCTCCGGCGTCTTCCTCCAAGCCGAAGACGCAACAGAAGAAGCCGAAGAAGCCGGATCAGATCGTCCAGCCGAAGGAGGTCCCTAAGGAGGTTCCCAAGGAGGCGGAGCCTACCGAGGAGCCCACGGAAGAGGCCACCGAGGAAGAGGTCGAGGGCGGGGTGGAGGGCGGCGTCGCCGGTGGTGTGGTGGGTGGTGTCGTCGGTGGAGTGATTGGTGGCGTGGTCGGTGGTCAGCTGGGTGGAACGGGCACGGACGTGCTCCCCTTCGGCGCCGGCATGACGCGCCCGGAGAAGGTCTCCGGTCCCCAGCCCGAGTATACGCGCGAGGCGCTGGAAGCCCGTGTGGCGGGCACGATGATCGTGAAGTGCGTCGTCACCGTGGAAGGCCGAGTGGAGCGCTGCCGGATCATCAAGCCCCTGCCCCACATGGAGAAGGCCGTCCTGGACGCTCTGACTTCGTCACGTTACAAGCCGGTCACCTTCCAGGGCCGTCCGGTCCAGGTGGATTACACCTTCACCCTGAACTTCAAGCTGCCGCGCTGA
- a CDS encoding MotA/TolQ/ExbB proton channel family protein — MDFSIAGIWAHTGLFARCIIFTLGIMSIASLVVMAERMLVFRKTRADSRNFAAKMGAILAKGDLNTAANTNLGKDVGHLGRVINAGLTAYRISPNNKDVAVESVARALERQAQREVQSMKRGLGLLATVGSTAPFVGLLGTTMGIVTAFQLMAASGSGGLGTISAGIAEALITTAFGLLVAIPAVMAYNFLQGWVDARAVDISESSNEFLDVVARHMGGGAHSSHAA; from the coding sequence ATGGACTTTTCAATCGCTGGAATCTGGGCGCACACGGGCCTCTTCGCTCGTTGCATCATCTTTACGCTGGGCATCATGTCGATTGCGTCGCTGGTCGTGATGGCCGAGCGCATGCTCGTCTTCCGGAAGACGCGCGCCGACAGCCGCAACTTCGCGGCGAAGATGGGGGCCATCCTGGCTAAGGGCGACCTGAACACGGCCGCCAACACCAACCTCGGCAAGGACGTGGGCCACCTGGGCCGCGTCATCAACGCCGGCCTGACGGCGTACCGCATCAGCCCGAACAACAAGGACGTGGCGGTGGAGTCTGTGGCGCGCGCGCTCGAGCGCCAGGCCCAGCGTGAGGTGCAGAGCATGAAGCGCGGCCTGGGCCTGCTGGCCACGGTCGGCTCCACGGCCCCGTTCGTGGGTCTGCTCGGCACGACGATGGGTATCGTCACCGCCTTCCAGCTCATGGCGGCCTCCGGCTCCGGCGGTCTGGGCACCATCTCCGCCGGTATCGCCGAGGCGCTCATCACCACGGCCTTCGGTCTGCTCGTGGCCATCCCCGCGGTGATGGCGTACAACTTCCTGCAGGGCTGGGTGGATGCTCGCGCGGTGGACATCTCCGAGTCCTCCAACGAGTTCCTGGACGTGGTCGCCCGGCACATGGGCGGCGGCGCGCACTCCTCGCACGCGGCCTGA
- a CDS encoding ExbD/TolR family protein, translating to MGMSAGPKGGIKSDINVTPLVDVVLVLLIIFMVVTPMLQRGKSVELPKATEIEKEGGKDADPLVLSITPDKKVFVENDQVDDQALQDRLSEELGKDPGKKILLKGDNSLNVGDVRKVLDVARKSKAKTIALGVEEKK from the coding sequence ATGGGAATGTCAGCAGGCCCCAAGGGGGGCATCAAGAGCGACATCAACGTCACGCCCCTGGTGGACGTGGTGTTGGTGCTGCTCATCATCTTCATGGTCGTCACCCCCATGCTCCAGCGCGGCAAGTCCGTGGAGCTGCCGAAGGCCACCGAAATCGAGAAGGAGGGGGGCAAAGACGCAGACCCTCTCGTCCTCTCCATTACCCCGGACAAGAAGGTGTTCGTGGAGAATGACCAGGTGGATGATCAGGCACTCCAGGACCGGCTGTCCGAGGAGCTGGGAAAGGATCCGGGCAAGAAGATCCTGCTCAAGGGTGACAACAGCCTGAACGTCGGCGACGTGCGCAAGGTGCTGGACGTGGCCCGCAAGTCCAAGGCGAAGACCATCGCGCTCGGCGTAGAGGAGAAGAAGTAA
- a CDS encoding ExbD/TolR family protein, translating to MAGRKQRQWVKPASAPNSEINVTPLVDVVLVLLIIFMVVTPLLEKDILVRVPDTEVEEQPPPDPDDQQLVVQLDKDGGYSINTEKIQPADYVSRLKRMLAAKKPDEKIVFFMADDATNYGRLVVALDGARAAGAKVLGMATELPQNAVIQGTEADPGAAPPAPAPAPAP from the coding sequence ATGGCCGGACGCAAGCAGAGACAGTGGGTGAAGCCCGCTTCCGCGCCGAACTCCGAGATCAACGTCACGCCGCTGGTGGACGTGGTGTTGGTGCTCCTCATCATCTTCATGGTGGTGACGCCGCTCCTGGAGAAGGACATCCTGGTGCGAGTCCCCGACACGGAGGTCGAGGAGCAGCCGCCTCCGGACCCGGACGACCAGCAGCTGGTGGTGCAGCTCGACAAGGACGGCGGCTACTCCATCAACACGGAGAAGATCCAACCCGCCGACTACGTCAGCCGCCTCAAGCGCATGCTCGCGGCCAAGAAGCCGGACGAGAAGATCGTCTTCTTCATGGCGGACGACGCGACGAACTACGGCCGCCTCGTGGTGGCCCTGGACGGGGCAAGGGCCGCCGGAGCGAAGGTGCTCGGCATGGCGACCGAGCTCCCGCAGAACGCCGTCATCCAGGGAACGGAAGCGGACCCCGGCGCAGCGCCGCCCGCGCCAGCCCCCGCGCCCGCTCCCTGA
- a CDS encoding DUF2378 family protein, which produces MADELLIFEQTIEALFLRALAGRLTPECKARLRQAGLDVDQKLRPAYPFQSWMTFLRITSEELFPQEPLEQGTWKLGEAYIEGFRETMLGRAVLSLLRVLGPRRALMRATQSFRAGNNYTESKLKELGPTQFELWMNEVGAYPAFTAGIIHAGLRVSGAQGIVIENSGYDGHACTYRISWRDASVSSGVAGSGDSSAAKRSGSIISL; this is translated from the coding sequence ATGGCCGACGAGCTTCTCATCTTTGAGCAGACCATCGAAGCTCTGTTCCTCCGGGCACTCGCGGGGCGGCTGACGCCCGAATGCAAGGCCCGGCTGCGCCAGGCAGGGCTCGATGTGGACCAGAAGCTGCGGCCCGCCTACCCCTTCCAGTCGTGGATGACGTTCCTCCGCATCACCTCGGAGGAGCTGTTCCCCCAGGAGCCCCTGGAGCAGGGCACCTGGAAGCTGGGGGAGGCCTACATTGAAGGCTTCCGCGAGACGATGCTGGGGCGCGCGGTGCTATCCCTGCTGCGCGTGCTGGGGCCCCGGCGGGCGCTGATGCGGGCCACCCAGAGCTTCCGCGCCGGCAACAACTACACCGAGTCCAAGCTGAAGGAGCTGGGACCGACGCAGTTCGAGCTGTGGATGAACGAGGTGGGGGCCTACCCGGCCTTCACCGCGGGCATCATCCACGCGGGCCTGCGGGTGTCCGGCGCGCAGGGCATCGTCATCGAGAACTCAGGCTACGACGGCCATGCCTGCACCTACCGCATCAGCTGGAGGGACGCCTCGGTCTCCTCGGGCGTGGCGGGCAGCGGCGACTCGAGCGCGGCCAAGAGGTCCGGGTCCATCATCTCCCTGTAG
- a CDS encoding YifB family Mg chelatase-like AAA ATPase, whose amino-acid sequence MLARVRSGALMGIDAVVVECEVDMALGLPYFNVVGQAEGAVRESKVRVISALKNTGFELPQKRITVNLAPAELKKEGAAFELPIALGVLVAARQLDEAPLGRLLFGGELSLDGSLRPIKGVLPLAVAARAGGFEGVMVPAANAAEASLVEGLQVLPVTHLREAVDHLTGAVRVTPYVRDGGPARSAPGQGEPDMADVRGQPELKLALELAAAGGHNMLMCGPPGSGKSMLARRLPGILPEMTFTEALEVTKVYSVLGLLEQGHALMRERPFRAPHHTLSDAGLVGGGPMARPGELSLAHHGVLFLDELPEFRKHVLEVLRQPMEEGVIHLARANQHITYPCRVMLVAAMNPCPCGYYNVPGRICTCHQGRVFDYHTRVSGPLMDRIDISMQTRAVEYQELARADAREPTSRYYRERVQAARERQRLRFRDEPGIYCNAQLPSHLLRRHCVMSARAEEMLARAVQNHALSARAHDRLLKLALTRADLEGHSRIEAVDMQLAVDCRMLDRRNYLHGNAQLARTDRQHDPPRALAPSGRASPHEGH is encoded by the coding sequence ATGCTGGCGAGGGTGCGGTCGGGGGCGTTGATGGGCATCGACGCGGTGGTGGTGGAGTGCGAGGTCGACATGGCGCTCGGCCTGCCCTACTTCAACGTCGTGGGGCAGGCGGAGGGGGCGGTGCGGGAGTCCAAGGTGCGGGTCATCTCCGCGCTGAAGAACACGGGCTTCGAGCTGCCGCAGAAGCGCATCACGGTGAATCTCGCGCCGGCGGAGTTGAAGAAAGAAGGCGCGGCCTTCGAGCTGCCCATCGCCCTGGGGGTGCTGGTGGCGGCCCGGCAGCTCGACGAAGCCCCGCTGGGGCGGCTGCTCTTCGGCGGGGAGCTCTCGCTCGACGGCTCCCTCCGGCCCATCAAGGGCGTGCTGCCGCTGGCGGTGGCGGCGCGGGCCGGCGGCTTCGAGGGGGTGATGGTACCGGCGGCCAACGCGGCGGAGGCGTCACTCGTGGAGGGGCTCCAGGTCCTGCCCGTGACCCACCTGCGCGAGGCGGTGGACCACCTCACGGGAGCCGTGCGGGTGACGCCGTATGTCCGGGACGGTGGCCCGGCGAGGTCGGCACCGGGCCAGGGTGAGCCGGACATGGCGGACGTGCGGGGCCAGCCGGAGCTGAAGCTGGCCCTGGAGCTGGCGGCGGCCGGCGGACACAACATGCTGATGTGCGGTCCCCCGGGCTCCGGGAAGAGCATGCTGGCGCGGCGGCTGCCCGGCATCCTCCCGGAGATGACCTTCACCGAGGCGCTGGAGGTGACGAAGGTCTACTCGGTGCTGGGCCTGCTGGAGCAGGGACACGCGTTGATGCGCGAGCGGCCCTTCCGGGCACCGCACCACACCCTGTCGGACGCGGGGCTGGTGGGCGGCGGGCCGATGGCACGTCCTGGAGAGCTGTCCCTGGCGCACCATGGCGTGCTGTTCCTCGACGAGCTGCCCGAGTTCCGGAAGCACGTGCTGGAGGTGCTGCGCCAGCCCATGGAGGAAGGCGTCATCCACCTGGCCCGGGCCAACCAGCACATCACCTATCCGTGCCGGGTGATGCTGGTGGCGGCGATGAACCCCTGCCCCTGCGGCTACTACAACGTCCCGGGGCGCATCTGCACCTGCCATCAGGGCCGCGTGTTCGACTACCACACGCGGGTGAGCGGCCCCCTGATGGACCGCATCGACATCAGCATGCAGACCCGGGCGGTGGAGTACCAGGAGCTGGCGCGAGCCGACGCGCGCGAGCCGACCAGCCGTTACTACCGTGAGCGGGTCCAGGCGGCGCGGGAGCGACAGCGGCTGCGCTTCCGGGACGAGCCTGGCATCTACTGCAACGCGCAGCTCCCCTCCCATCTGCTGCGCCGCCACTGCGTGATGAGTGCGCGTGCCGAGGAGATGCTGGCGCGGGCGGTCCAGAACCACGCGCTGTCCGCGCGCGCCCATGACCGCCTCCTGAAGCTGGCCCTCACCCGGGCGGACCTGGAGGGGCACTCCCGCATCGAGGCCGTGGACATGCAGCTCGCCGTGGACTGCCGGATGCTGGACCGGCGCAACTACCTTCACGGCAACGCGCAGTTGGCCCGCACCGACAGGCAGCACGACCCACCTCGCGCGTTGGCGCCCTCCGGTCGGGCGAGCCCGCACGAGGGCCACTGA
- a CDS encoding NAD(P)/FAD-dependent oxidoreductase: MSPKREDLPHVVILGGGFAGLYAARHLQKAPVRVTLVDRHNHHLFQPLLYQVATATLSPSEIASPLRSLLGPRGINVLLADVTGVDTAQKRVQLADGELQYDYLIIATGATHSYFGNDQWAKFAPGLKSIEDAVEIRRRILMAFELAERETDPERRRALLNFVIIGAGPTGVELAGSLAEISRHSLPGDFQNIDPRDARIILIEGVDKVLPVYPDDLSQNARRTLEKLGVEVRTGARVTNIDETGVFIGAEFIPARTVLWAAGVAASPVARSLGVELDRAGRVQVTPELTVPGHDNVFVVGDLASIKGADGQPVPGLAPAAMQEGKHAALNLRRKLEGKPLEPFKYWDRGSYAVIGRGHAVGIAFRRFKQTGFPAWMAWLFIHIAFLIGFRSRLAVLLDWAYSYLTFAKSARIITGPTPRLEARRKAPALATDGSSHLLEAEATARASVTHPEPTTPAPH; this comes from the coding sequence GTGAGCCCGAAACGCGAAGACCTGCCCCATGTGGTCATCCTCGGCGGAGGTTTTGCCGGCCTCTATGCCGCGCGGCACCTCCAGAAGGCGCCGGTGCGCGTGACGCTGGTGGATCGGCACAACCACCACCTGTTCCAGCCCCTGCTGTACCAGGTGGCCACGGCCACGCTCAGCCCCAGCGAGATTGCCTCACCGCTGCGCTCGTTGCTGGGCCCTCGCGGAATCAACGTGCTGCTGGCGGACGTGACGGGCGTGGACACGGCCCAGAAGCGCGTGCAGCTGGCCGACGGTGAGCTGCAGTACGACTACCTCATCATCGCCACTGGCGCGACGCACTCCTACTTCGGCAATGACCAGTGGGCGAAGTTCGCCCCGGGGCTGAAGTCCATCGAGGACGCGGTGGAGATTCGCCGCCGCATCCTGATGGCCTTCGAACTGGCCGAGCGTGAGACGGACCCGGAGCGCCGCCGCGCGCTGCTCAACTTCGTCATCATCGGCGCGGGCCCCACGGGCGTGGAGCTCGCGGGCTCGCTGGCGGAGATCAGCCGCCACTCGCTGCCCGGAGACTTCCAGAACATCGACCCGCGTGACGCGCGCATCATCCTCATCGAGGGTGTGGACAAGGTGCTGCCCGTCTACCCGGACGACCTCTCGCAGAATGCCCGCCGCACGCTGGAGAAGCTGGGCGTGGAGGTCCGCACGGGCGCCCGCGTGACGAACATCGACGAGACGGGCGTCTTCATCGGCGCCGAGTTCATCCCCGCGCGCACGGTGCTCTGGGCAGCAGGGGTGGCCGCCTCGCCCGTGGCACGCTCGCTCGGCGTGGAGCTGGACCGGGCCGGGCGCGTCCAGGTGACGCCGGAGCTGACGGTGCCGGGCCATGACAACGTCTTCGTCGTCGGGGACCTGGCCTCCATCAAGGGCGCGGATGGGCAGCCCGTTCCCGGCCTCGCGCCCGCGGCGATGCAGGAGGGCAAGCACGCCGCGCTGAACCTCCGCCGCAAGCTCGAGGGCAAGCCGCTGGAGCCCTTCAAGTACTGGGACCGCGGCTCCTACGCGGTGATTGGCCGCGGGCACGCGGTGGGCATCGCCTTCCGCCGCTTCAAGCAGACCGGCTTCCCTGCGTGGATGGCCTGGCTCTTCATCCACATCGCCTTCCTCATCGGCTTCCGCAGCCGGCTGGCCGTGCTGCTCGACTGGGCCTACTCGTACCTGACGTTCGCCAAGTCGGCCCGCATCATCACCGGCCCCACGCCCCGACTGGAGGCGCGGCGGAAGGCTCCCGCGCTCGCCACGGATGGGAGCTCGCATCTTCTGGAGGCGGAGGCCACGGCCCGGGCCAGCGTCACCCATCCCGAGCCCACGACGCCGGCCCCCCACTGA
- the recA gene encoding recombinase RecA: MSKLAEKLKAVAAAVAAIEKQFGRGSVMTLGSEAREQKVAVIPSGSVGLDRALGVGGYPRGRVVEVFGNESSGKTTLTLHAIAQVQAVGGVAAFIDAEHALDVSYARKLGVRVEELLVSQPDTGEQALEITEHLVRSGAVDLIVVDSVAALVPKAEIEGEMGDAHMGVQARLMSQALRKLTGAVSRSGTCIIFINQIRMKIGVMFGNPETTTGGNALKFYSSVRMEIRRTGNLKEGDAVVGSRARVKVVKNKVAPPFQETEFDLLYGVGIHRAAEVLDLGVATGLIEKSGSHFSLRGERIGQGRERAMEWLREHPDVMEALARELTGTPALPCPPAPVEAAA; encoded by the coding sequence ATGAGCAAGCTTGCGGAGAAGCTGAAGGCGGTGGCGGCGGCGGTGGCGGCAATCGAGAAGCAGTTCGGCCGGGGCTCGGTGATGACGCTGGGCTCAGAGGCGCGGGAGCAGAAGGTGGCCGTCATTCCCTCCGGCTCGGTGGGCCTGGACCGGGCGCTCGGCGTGGGCGGCTACCCGCGCGGGCGCGTGGTGGAGGTGTTCGGCAACGAGTCGTCGGGCAAGACGACGCTGACGCTGCATGCGATTGCGCAGGTGCAGGCGGTGGGCGGCGTGGCGGCCTTCATCGACGCGGAGCACGCGCTGGACGTGTCCTACGCGCGCAAGCTGGGCGTGCGCGTGGAGGAGCTGCTGGTGTCGCAGCCGGACACCGGTGAGCAGGCGCTGGAAATCACCGAGCACCTGGTGCGCTCGGGAGCGGTGGACCTCATCGTCGTGGACTCGGTGGCGGCGCTGGTGCCCAAGGCCGAAATCGAGGGAGAGATGGGGGACGCGCACATGGGCGTGCAGGCGCGGCTGATGAGCCAGGCGCTGCGCAAGCTGACGGGCGCGGTGAGCCGCTCGGGCACCTGCATCATCTTCATCAACCAGATTCGCATGAAGATTGGCGTGATGTTCGGCAACCCGGAGACCACCACGGGCGGCAACGCGCTGAAGTTCTACTCGTCGGTGCGGATGGAGATTCGCCGCACGGGCAACCTCAAGGAGGGGGACGCGGTGGTGGGCTCGCGGGCGCGGGTGAAGGTGGTGAAGAACAAGGTGGCCCCGCCCTTCCAGGAGACGGAGTTCGACCTGCTGTATGGCGTGGGCATCCACCGCGCGGCCGAGGTGCTGGACCTGGGCGTGGCCACCGGCCTCATCGAGAAGTCGGGCAGCCACTTCAGCCTGCGCGGCGAGCGCATCGGCCAGGGCCGGGAGCGCGCCATGGAGTGGCTGCGCGAGCACCCGGACGTCATGGAAGCGCTCGCCCGGGAGCTCACGGGCACGCCGGCGCTCCCCTGCCCTCCTGCTCCCGTGGAGGCGGCGGCCTAG
- a CDS encoding DUF1285 domain-containing protein, whose amino-acid sequence MQPPTGQPPPGKRWHTREDSGIRLDAALRWWHDDEPIQHPKIIELFNSSLVLDEAGRYQLRIGNDWCYVQVEDAAYEVRTVDVTQDERVSIRLSDRTAEALDTATLRVAPDGVLACHVKQGRARARFSRDAQYQLGQLLEEGPEGGLVLCAGQRRLPFPVSLDALSP is encoded by the coding sequence ATGCAACCTCCCACCGGACAGCCCCCTCCCGGCAAGCGCTGGCATACCCGCGAGGACAGCGGCATCCGCCTCGACGCAGCGCTGCGCTGGTGGCACGACGACGAGCCCATCCAGCACCCGAAAATCATCGAGCTCTTCAACAGCTCCCTGGTGCTGGACGAGGCCGGCCGCTACCAGCTGCGCATCGGCAACGACTGGTGCTACGTCCAGGTGGAGGACGCCGCCTACGAGGTGCGCACCGTGGACGTCACCCAGGACGAGCGGGTCTCCATCCGCCTGAGTGACCGCACCGCCGAGGCCCTGGACACCGCCACCCTGCGCGTGGCGCCGGATGGCGTCCTCGCCTGCCACGTGAAGCAGGGCCGGGCCCGGGCGCGCTTCTCTCGCGACGCCCAGTACCAGCTGGGACAGCTGTTGGAGGAAGGTCCGGAAGGTGGGCTCGTGCTGTGCGCCGGTCAGCGCCGGCTGCCGTTCCCGGTGTCCCTGGACGCGCTGTCCCCCTAG